A single window of Pseudanabaena sp. BC1403 DNA harbors:
- a CDS encoding family 10 glycosylhydrolase: MAIANRYNLLMSAPLSTKVFTLALVTNLLGMSIYYEPTFAQVGEYCQFDREAIATKENLRNAAFQDASKGANLEANKAYQAIIKEHSQALNTCRQKSWLKNQGIWLRLYPCDLLSGKLDEVMDRIVNKGYNQVFIEVLSDGKILLPQSENTTAWNSLVLSEKYKNADLLKLAISKGQERGIKVHAWIFTLNVGTGYGRGIDRNGLSKLTVARQNAIARNANGDSTISIVENLGKNIAGEVPTKDQLFVDPYNYQAQSDLYLAVNEVVKRKPDGVVFDYVRYKRGAGAASVVSNVRYLWIYGASSLQALRDRAENFQGREIINRFLKQGYVTPNDLKVVKKLYPQETEPLWQGRQPSDQSGQKEPAIAYWQKELWQLAVGHAFIGVTYYLDTVSKPVFQQKIPASIAFFSDGNQPVGEGFDSRMQPWHLFTSSYEWQPMAYAVCGKPDCIVDQVRRVAQYAPSGTKIAPILVGQWNEPFTNRPSLEVQMQAIRSAIPAITSISHFAFGWQVEEVALSRSRQICKL, translated from the coding sequence ATGGCGATCGCTAACCGTTATAATCTGCTTATGTCAGCACCACTCTCAACTAAAGTCTTTACCCTTGCTTTAGTCACCAACTTATTGGGGATGAGTATTTATTATGAGCCAACCTTTGCTCAAGTTGGTGAATATTGTCAATTTGATCGCGAAGCGATCGCGACTAAAGAAAATTTACGTAATGCTGCTTTTCAAGACGCAAGCAAAGGTGCAAATCTAGAGGCTAACAAAGCATATCAAGCGATCATCAAAGAACACAGCCAAGCTTTAAATACCTGTCGCCAAAAATCTTGGCTCAAAAACCAAGGAATTTGGCTACGCCTATATCCCTGTGATCTACTATCAGGCAAGCTTGATGAAGTTATGGATCGAATTGTGAATAAGGGATATAACCAAGTCTTTATAGAGGTTCTCTCTGATGGCAAGATTCTGTTACCACAATCAGAGAATACAACTGCTTGGAATTCTCTAGTTCTATCGGAGAAGTATAAAAATGCAGATTTATTGAAACTGGCGATCTCGAAGGGGCAAGAACGCGGGATTAAGGTTCATGCATGGATATTCACGTTGAATGTGGGTACTGGCTATGGGAGAGGCATAGATCGTAATGGATTGTCGAAACTAACCGTGGCTCGTCAAAATGCGATCGCTCGCAATGCCAATGGTGATAGTACAATTTCTATAGTTGAGAACTTGGGAAAAAATATTGCAGGAGAAGTTCCTACTAAAGATCAATTATTTGTCGATCCCTACAATTATCAAGCTCAAAGTGATTTGTATCTGGCAGTGAATGAGGTCGTCAAGCGCAAACCTGATGGAGTGGTATTTGATTATGTTCGTTATAAGCGCGGCGCAGGTGCTGCCTCAGTGGTAAGCAATGTCCGCTATCTGTGGATCTATGGAGCATCATCATTACAAGCTCTACGCGATCGCGCTGAGAATTTCCAAGGCAGAGAAATTATCAACCGCTTTCTCAAACAGGGTTATGTCACGCCAAACGATCTTAAAGTAGTTAAAAAACTCTATCCCCAAGAAACAGAACCTCTCTGGCAAGGTCGCCAACCATCTGATCAATCTGGTCAAAAAGAGCCTGCGATCGCATACTGGCAGAAAGAACTATGGCAACTGGCTGTTGGCCATGCTTTTATTGGTGTGACCTATTATTTAGATACTGTTTCCAAGCCTGTTTTTCAGCAAAAAATTCCTGCTAGTATTGCCTTCTTTTCCGATGGCAATCAACCAGTAGGCGAAGGATTTGATTCGCGAATGCAGCCTTGGCATTTGTTCACTAGTTCCTATGAGTGGCAACCGATGGCATATGCTGTCTGCGGTAAGCCAGACTGTATCGTGGATCAGGTTCGTCGTGTTGCTCAATATGCTCCGAGTGGGACGAAAATCGCGCCGATTTTAGTCGGTCAATGGAATGAACCCTTTACAAATCGTCCATCCTTGGAAGTGCAAATGCAAGCAATTCGATCAGCCATACCTGCGATTACTTCTATTAGTCATTTTGCCTTTGGCTGGCAAGTAGAAGAAGTAGCACTTTCGCGATCGCGCCAAATATGTAAGCTCTAA